In the Paenibacillus sp. FSL H7-0357 genome, one interval contains:
- a CDS encoding WD40/YVTN/BNR-like repeat-containing protein, producing MNNIENTAHVWTPASLCGGGYITGLIQHPAISGIVYARCDVAGVFRSSDGGETWETLNGGLTKAYHHQVQSFAISPHHPEVLFRCSGEVRSRKFYGSVHKSADGGHSWREVCTGMGFYGNGPTRMYGEVIAADPHHPDIIAAGGYTGGFWISRDEGETWRRTGLPEERFGCVAFHPSVPGVLYAGTISDDDLNMDYVEVGEGGVLGLLQDQPRGRSGKLYVSSDLGESWELLQEGPSFAELSFDSLDNQHLLAATIWGGIRSSTDGGRTWASTEEGLLPGRQRYGTVVQDCLRTERWYTASDLRPHMKECPPIPLYVSSDGGGHWQLLHPHSDEDLSGFPAYMDHFSGASRAAATGWAISKIIVDRFSKDRLYLCNWYGVAISEDGGKSWRANHFRGLETTCMEAVIADTVQPGKFCVTMADHPPKITEDGGQTFRNLPGLDGYSGSTAAVMSGTDSKHYLYGLVGHGRTACIARSRDGGDSAVAVLSLGRGLFVQALREDRGNPGTFYAYVDGEMALGAGIYRSRDGGDSWERTSFRPPAHLATLPHQKKWIEAELLPVVVYQVKNACGANQLLDTDYHQAGHLMLGEWTEGIWSSKDSGDTWQSIGAGLPFQYSSPSSVLNAVAFSPTHAGTLYAGFISEGLWRSEDNGQSWSKLYPAGEGERFNVSALAVGKGNSGKDLLILACEPMVRTGTEARVVCSRDGGLSWEEWENQSLGAPRWKGIAVDCAGGQVLAVSCGNGAFRTSAVTDRDKQQRR from the coding sequence ATGAATAATATCGAAAATACTGCGCATGTCTGGACACCGGCTTCACTGTGTGGAGGCGGGTATATCACGGGGCTTATTCAGCACCCGGCTATAAGCGGGATTGTGTATGCCCGCTGCGATGTCGCGGGTGTCTTCCGCAGCTCTGATGGCGGGGAGACTTGGGAAACGCTGAATGGTGGGCTGACGAAGGCGTATCACCATCAGGTGCAGAGCTTTGCGATCAGTCCGCATCACCCGGAGGTGCTGTTTCGCTGCTCCGGGGAGGTCAGGAGCCGGAAGTTTTATGGTTCAGTCCACAAATCTGCTGATGGCGGGCACAGCTGGCGGGAAGTCTGCACGGGTATGGGATTCTATGGAAATGGTCCCACCAGGATGTACGGTGAGGTGATCGCGGCAGACCCTCACCACCCTGACATAATCGCCGCAGGAGGGTATACCGGCGGCTTCTGGATCAGCCGGGATGAAGGCGAGACCTGGAGACGCACGGGGCTTCCAGAGGAACGGTTTGGCTGCGTTGCGTTTCACCCGTCTGTTCCCGGTGTCTTGTATGCCGGAACAATAAGCGATGACGATTTAAACATGGATTATGTTGAAGTTGGCGAAGGCGGCGTATTGGGGCTGCTTCAGGATCAGCCCCGGGGCAGGTCAGGCAAGCTGTATGTCAGCTCTGATCTGGGAGAATCCTGGGAGCTGCTGCAGGAAGGGCCCAGCTTTGCCGAGCTGTCATTCGACAGCCTTGATAACCAGCATCTGCTGGCGGCTACGATCTGGGGCGGAATCCGGAGCAGCACTGATGGCGGCAGGACTTGGGCTTCCACGGAAGAAGGTCTGCTGCCCGGCAGACAGAGATACGGGACCGTTGTGCAGGACTGCCTTCGTACGGAAAGATGGTACACGGCCTCGGATCTGCGGCCGCATATGAAGGAGTGTCCACCGATTCCACTGTATGTTTCCTCTGACGGGGGTGGACATTGGCAACTGCTCCATCCTCATTCCGATGAAGACCTCAGCGGCTTTCCGGCGTATATGGATCATTTCAGCGGAGCATCCCGGGCGGCGGCAACAGGCTGGGCGATCTCCAAAATCATCGTAGACCGCTTCAGCAAGGACCGCCTCTATCTATGCAACTGGTATGGAGTTGCAATCAGCGAGGATGGGGGGAAGAGCTGGCGGGCGAATCATTTCCGGGGGCTGGAAACGACCTGCATGGAAGCGGTGATCGCTGACACGGTGCAGCCGGGGAAGTTCTGCGTCACGATGGCAGACCATCCGCCCAAGATCACGGAGGATGGCGGGCAGACCTTCCGCAATTTACCGGGTCTGGATGGCTACTCAGGCAGTACTGCTGCCGTCATGTCCGGAACAGACTCCAAGCATTATCTGTACGGTCTTGTCGGGCATGGGCGAACGGCCTGCATTGCACGGAGCCGTGACGGAGGCGACAGCGCGGTAGCCGTACTTTCCCTTGGTCGGGGGCTGTTCGTCCAGGCATTGCGGGAAGATAGGGGCAACCCAGGAACTTTCTATGCTTATGTGGACGGTGAGATGGCCTTAGGAGCTGGAATCTACCGCTCCAGAGATGGGGGAGATTCCTGGGAACGGACGTCATTCCGTCCTCCGGCGCATCTAGCAACTTTGCCGCATCAGAAGAAGTGGATTGAAGCCGAACTGCTGCCGGTAGTTGTCTATCAGGTCAAAAATGCCTGTGGAGCCAATCAACTGCTGGACACGGATTACCATCAGGCAGGACATCTTATGCTTGGGGAATGGACGGAGGGAATCTGGAGCTCGAAGGATAGCGGGGACACTTGGCAATCCATCGGTGCGGGACTTCCTTTCCAGTACAGCAGCCCGTCCTCTGTATTAAATGCAGTGGCGTTTTCGCCCACCCATGCAGGCACCCTGTATGCGGGATTTATCTCGGAAGGGTTATGGCGCAGCGAAGATAACGGGCAAAGCTGGAGCAAGCTGTACCCGGCCGGGGAGGGAGAAAGGTTCAATGTGTCGGCGCTTGCTGTGGGTAAGGGGAACTCAGGCAAAGACCTGCTGATTCTGGCGTGTGAGCCGATGGTTCGTACCGGAACGGAGGCCCGGGTCGTTTGCAGCCGGGATGGAGGTTTGTCCTGGGAGGAGTGGGAGAATCAATCTCTTGGCGCCCCCCGCTGGAAGGGAATTGCTGTCGATTGCGCAGGTGGACAGGTACTCGCTGTCTCCTGCGGCAACGGTGCTTTTCGTACATCGGCAGTTACGGACAGGGATAAACAGCAGCGTAGGTGA
- a CDS encoding carbohydrate ABC transporter permease has product MMKLSRGDKVLQVIIYFLLILLGFVTLYPFWNSLVISFNTGADTAFGGITFWPRSPTLDNYEVVFHDSRISQAFLVSVLRTIVGTILSVLFTAILAYGLSRQELMGRKFFMVFCVITMYFSGGLIPTYLLLREFGMMDTFWVLVIPGLISVYNMIIFRTFFLGLPAGLAESARIDGCNHMGVLIRIILPISGPVVATLSLFTAVWHWNDWFSASIYINNPNLIPIQTLLKQILNSNIVTDQLQSIGANAAAQDRLALMKSVTSKSLIMATTMVATLPIIMVYPFLQKYFVKGVLIGSLKE; this is encoded by the coding sequence ATGATGAAGCTGTCGCGGGGAGATAAAGTGCTGCAAGTGATCATCTATTTCCTGCTGATCCTGCTGGGTTTCGTCACCCTGTATCCCTTCTGGAATTCACTGGTGATCTCCTTCAATACGGGCGCGGATACGGCGTTTGGCGGCATTACGTTCTGGCCCCGCAGCCCGACGCTCGACAATTATGAAGTGGTGTTCCATGACAGCCGGATCAGTCAGGCGTTCCTGGTCTCCGTTCTGCGGACAATAGTCGGGACGATTCTGTCGGTGCTGTTCACAGCCATTCTGGCTTACGGGTTATCCAGGCAGGAGCTGATGGGCCGGAAATTTTTCATGGTGTTCTGCGTCATTACAATGTATTTCAGCGGCGGACTGATTCCAACTTACTTGCTGCTGCGCGAGTTTGGCATGATGGACACCTTCTGGGTGCTGGTGATTCCCGGATTAATCAGCGTATATAACATGATTATTTTCCGGACGTTTTTTCTGGGGCTGCCCGCAGGTCTGGCCGAGTCGGCACGGATTGACGGCTGCAATCACATGGGAGTGCTGATCCGGATTATTTTACCGATTTCCGGACCTGTTGTGGCGACTCTGTCACTGTTTACGGCGGTATGGCATTGGAATGACTGGTTCTCCGCCAGTATTTATATCAATAATCCGAATCTCATTCCGATCCAGACCCTGCTTAAGCAAATTTTGAATTCCAATATCGTGACGGATCAGCTGCAGTCCATCGGTGCCAATGCGGCGGCTCAGGACCGGCTGGCGCTGATGAAATCGGTCACATCCAAATCACTGATCATGGCCACAACCATGGTGGCAACCTTGCCGATTATTATGGTCTATCCGTTCCTGCAGAAATATTTTGTCAAAGGTGTGCTGATCGGTTCATTA
- a CDS encoding YolD-like family protein produces MAKAKVAKRPTRDEFVLEEIGNQLTEAMQEASEVLLTVWGKEDQVRGQIVGMDSRTGKVHLSCKEELVKVPFMDIMAMDYPRD; encoded by the coding sequence GTGGCAAAAGCGAAGGTGGCCAAACGGCCGACAAGAGATGAATTTGTGCTGGAGGAAATCGGCAATCAACTGACGGAAGCGATGCAAGAGGCCTCTGAAGTGCTATTGACGGTTTGGGGCAAGGAAGATCAGGTCCGGGGGCAGATTGTCGGCATGGACTCGCGTACGGGCAAGGTGCATCTCAGCTGTAAGGAAGAGCTGGTCAAGGTGCCTTTTATGGATATAATGGCAATGGATTATCCAAGAGATTAA
- a CDS encoding DUF4362 domain-containing protein, translating into MRKLPFICLLLVLLSLSIAGCERDTGYSIQKAIDKGDPIFKDLNYDGQVIRYSVDNSNDEYGGAGKGIKTDVCTEITKEDSGSGEIFYSISGCTADNPEMSYFLIRKKK; encoded by the coding sequence ATGAGAAAACTGCCTTTTATCTGCCTATTATTAGTCCTGCTGTCATTAAGCATTGCCGGTTGTGAACGCGATACCGGATATTCAATTCAAAAAGCGATTGATAAAGGCGATCCGATCTTTAAAGATTTGAATTACGATGGGCAAGTGATCAGGTATAGTGTGGACAACTCCAACGATGAATATGGGGGAGCCGGCAAAGGTATTAAAACGGATGTTTGCACAGAGATTACAAAGGAAGACAGCGGCAGCGGGGAGATTTTCTATTCGATCAGCGGATGCACAGCCGACAATCCGGAAATGAGCTATTTTCTGATCCGCAAAAAGAAGTAA
- a CDS encoding SRPBCC family protein, with product MIAEIVAVPEGFTATFEFHYKHSVDTVWAMLTQNELLKEWFSELRVKDLRTGGIIEFDMRDGTFLELEITDFERNSVLEFIWGEDKVRFELLPEREGCRLQLIETIGKITGHTAKDLSGWHVCLEVIAALLDGKPFDNRKQVWENRYEVYSALVDKFRN from the coding sequence ATGATTGCTGAGATTGTAGCGGTCCCGGAAGGCTTCACAGCCACCTTTGAATTCCATTACAAGCATTCAGTGGATACCGTTTGGGCGATGTTGACTCAAAATGAACTGCTGAAGGAATGGTTCTCCGAGCTAAGGGTAAAGGATTTGCGAACCGGCGGGATCATCGAATTTGATATGCGGGACGGTACCTTTTTGGAATTGGAAATTACTGATTTTGAGCGGAACTCCGTATTGGAATTTATTTGGGGAGAGGACAAGGTTCGTTTTGAGCTGCTTCCGGAGCGGGAAGGCTGCCGCCTGCAATTAATCGAAACCATAGGCAAAATTACGGGCCATACAGCCAAAGACCTCTCCGGGTGGCATGTCTGTCTGGAAGTGATCGCAGCGTTGCTGGACGGTAAGCCATTTGATAACCGGAAACAGGTATGGGAGAACAGATATGAGGTGTATAGCGCGCTTGTGGACAAGTTCCGGAATTGA
- a CDS encoding ABC transporter permease, whose protein sequence is MVVPAMIFIFVFSYLPMYGVLMAFQDYQLFGGFFQSPWVGLKHLEAFFNSPDFWTVMRNTIVISLLKLCFGFPAPILLALMLNEVRRMAFKRIIQTVSYLPHFLSWVIVGGFVGSMLSTDNGSVNMLLMSLDLTSEPISFLSVPEYFWGILVGTGVWKEIGFAAIVYLAAIAGIDPHLYEAASIDGAGRFKQIQLITLPCIRPVIIIFMILAVGNILNAGFEDILILATNPILRDVSDVIDTYVYRMGILNSRFSYAAAAGLFKAVVSVSLLAIANKAARKMGSSLW, encoded by the coding sequence ATGGTTGTACCGGCAATGATCTTTATCTTCGTATTCAGCTATCTGCCGATGTATGGGGTGCTGATGGCCTTTCAGGATTATCAGCTGTTCGGCGGTTTTTTTCAAAGTCCTTGGGTCGGGCTGAAGCACTTAGAAGCATTCTTCAATTCGCCCGACTTCTGGACGGTGATGCGCAACACGATTGTCATCAGCCTGCTGAAGCTATGCTTCGGATTCCCGGCACCTATCCTGCTGGCACTGATGCTGAATGAGGTGCGGAGGATGGCGTTCAAGCGGATCATTCAGACTGTCAGCTATTTGCCGCATTTTCTCTCCTGGGTCATAGTCGGCGGGTTCGTAGGGTCGATGCTTTCGACGGATAATGGAAGCGTAAACATGCTGCTGATGAGCCTGGATCTTACCTCAGAGCCGATCAGCTTTCTGTCAGTGCCGGAATACTTCTGGGGCATACTCGTTGGAACGGGGGTGTGGAAAGAAATCGGTTTTGCGGCGATTGTCTATCTGGCAGCCATTGCCGGCATTGACCCGCATTTGTATGAAGCCGCTTCCATTGACGGGGCAGGCCGCTTCAAGCAGATTCAACTGATCACGCTGCCCTGTATCCGGCCGGTTATTATCATCTTTATGATTCTGGCAGTGGGCAACATTCTGAATGCCGGTTTTGAGGACATTCTGATTCTGGCTACCAATCCGATCCTGCGGGACGTCTCGGATGTCATCGACACCTATGTCTACCGCATGGGGATTCTGAACAGCCGTTTCTCTTATGCGGCGGCAGCAGGATTGTTCAAAGCGGTTGTCAGCGTCAGCTTGCTGGCTATTGCCAACAAAGCGGCCAGGAAAATGGGCTCAAGCCTATGGTAA
- a CDS encoding glycosyl hydrolase has translation MVAQTGKKWFHGWLAVALFIASIAVFPAPSRAAGENLLGNPGFESGDVGWEKWGSPVVTASEKHGGDKSLQVKRNTGGASASVAVQQGKTYRVGLWVKFAGAGVTHAVIDMDSFGTQQGKQSLQFSGSTSWEYRQLLYTPAPGDQHVRLSFWNSTSKDYYIDDAVIRENVDIERPTTPGVWQAEHEPEALKLTWAGSTDDMGVASYQLSYKKTDAPDWSTVTVPHQETVTMHTYTLSQLDPFSVYAIMLRSKDAAGNISDAVMGLEATPGTNLVSNSGFESGSTEPWETTGTVQTVTYDTYSGGYALKLLNQSGIKTAEMAAEGDTSYLVSYWSRSSAEAAVPPATVSLAVYQDNDTITHPLPAEASLGWKRLEQQVITGAAAQSMRFAVSNTTGAELFLDQVVVSKLPQLPLELAPGAPAGFSVTGKDGVSANLEWEASSGPFGVKSYKISYKKAADTEWKNVTVPYVPGQALYAYKLEGLSPEGLYDIEVKAVSEGTAVSAASVLQVTTEKMYPVNPNASEEAVELLDRLYATVGNAVYTGQHNYYEQPSLWYDTAAELTGYYPALWGSDFAYYTGGDFSALRQAMIDEAIVKSESGAMVTLTYHEPRPMDAPTAGWESVTGDVTVAQMTDIVTPGTALYDQWAAQMDEVACYLQQLRDEGIPVLWRPYHEMNAEFFWWGARPELFRQLWHNMYDRFTNLHGLDNLIWVWSPNAESSWAYDSAPYYPGHDEVDVLAMDIYNNDYRDTYYNKLVQLSGGRPIAIGENGELPDMEMLQEKQPRYVYFMTWSGYLTDKNSLSGIQSLYSHPRALNNGETGNGPFVPPPVDSYVIDDFEEYGGSNSSLRAKWQRNVSGNAATVTLDTYHTNSGTYGLKLDYTIGNPGYAGVYRSMGKEWPGMEAISFWLQPDGSNRQLAVQFHETNGEVWETSFKIQGTAPVLVTLPFTGFAKPGWATSGNGVIDLGSIKEFAFYVAQGSGTQGSGTLYIDNVKAIKLPEEEE, from the coding sequence GTGGTTGCACAAACAGGCAAAAAATGGTTCCATGGTTGGCTGGCCGTCGCTCTGTTTATTGCATCGATCGCTGTGTTTCCTGCTCCATCGCGTGCGGCAGGAGAGAATCTGCTCGGTAATCCGGGTTTTGAGTCAGGTGATGTCGGGTGGGAGAAGTGGGGTAGCCCTGTAGTGACTGCCAGTGAAAAGCATGGAGGGGATAAAAGTCTTCAGGTGAAACGGAATACCGGGGGAGCCTCGGCGTCTGTGGCGGTGCAGCAAGGCAAAACCTATCGTGTCGGTTTATGGGTCAAATTCGCCGGAGCAGGAGTGACCCATGCTGTAATTGATATGGATTCATTCGGCACGCAGCAGGGCAAACAAAGTCTTCAGTTCTCGGGTTCGACGAGCTGGGAATACCGTCAGCTGCTGTATACCCCCGCTCCCGGGGATCAGCATGTCCGTCTATCGTTCTGGAACAGCACCAGCAAGGATTACTATATTGACGATGCAGTCATTCGTGAAAATGTGGATATCGAACGGCCGACAACGCCCGGTGTCTGGCAGGCCGAGCATGAGCCGGAAGCGTTAAAGCTGACTTGGGCGGGATCGACGGATGATATGGGCGTAGCATCCTACCAGCTGTCGTACAAAAAAACAGACGCCCCGGACTGGAGCACAGTGACCGTACCCCATCAGGAGACAGTCACAATGCACACTTATACGCTAAGTCAGCTGGATCCATTTTCAGTGTACGCTATTATGCTGCGCTCCAAGGATGCGGCAGGCAACATTTCAGATGCGGTGATGGGACTCGAAGCAACTCCGGGGACGAACCTTGTCTCTAATAGCGGTTTCGAGAGCGGAAGTACAGAACCTTGGGAAACCACGGGGACCGTGCAGACGGTAACTTATGACACGTACTCGGGAGGGTACGCACTAAAGCTCCTGAACCAATCAGGAATTAAGACCGCTGAGATGGCCGCCGAAGGCGATACCTCTTATCTGGTTTCGTACTGGAGCAGATCTTCAGCGGAGGCGGCAGTCCCGCCTGCTACGGTAAGTCTTGCCGTCTATCAGGACAATGACACAATTACGCACCCGCTTCCAGCGGAGGCGTCTTTAGGCTGGAAACGGCTGGAGCAGCAGGTAATCACCGGCGCAGCAGCCCAGTCCATGCGGTTTGCGGTGAGTAACACTACTGGTGCGGAGCTCTTTCTTGATCAGGTTGTTGTCAGCAAACTTCCGCAGCTTCCGCTGGAGCTTGCACCCGGGGCACCCGCGGGATTCTCAGTGACCGGTAAGGATGGTGTATCCGCCAATCTGGAATGGGAAGCTTCTTCAGGTCCTTTTGGCGTAAAGTCTTACAAGATTTCGTATAAAAAAGCAGCCGATACCGAGTGGAAAAATGTAACGGTGCCGTATGTTCCCGGTCAAGCATTGTATGCATACAAACTGGAGGGCTTGTCGCCGGAAGGTTTGTATGACATCGAGGTGAAGGCGGTCAGCGAAGGCACTGCGGTGTCAGCTGCGAGTGTGCTCCAGGTGACCACGGAGAAGATGTATCCGGTGAATCCGAATGCTTCGGAAGAGGCGGTGGAGCTGCTGGACCGACTGTATGCCACGGTGGGCAATGCCGTTTATACAGGGCAGCATAATTATTACGAACAACCCAGCCTGTGGTATGACACGGCAGCAGAGCTGACCGGATATTACCCGGCATTGTGGGGCTCGGATTTCGCCTATTACACCGGCGGGGACTTCAGCGCATTGCGCCAGGCAATGATCGATGAGGCCATTGTGAAAAGCGAATCGGGAGCCATGGTGACGCTGACCTATCATGAGCCTAGGCCGATGGATGCGCCGACGGCTGGCTGGGAAAGTGTCACGGGCGATGTTACGGTTGCCCAGATGACGGATATCGTAACTCCCGGTACAGCCTTGTATGACCAGTGGGCGGCACAAATGGACGAAGTAGCCTGTTATCTGCAGCAGCTAAGGGATGAAGGGATCCCGGTGCTGTGGCGGCCTTATCACGAGATGAACGCTGAATTCTTCTGGTGGGGGGCGCGTCCCGAGCTGTTCCGGCAGCTGTGGCACAATATGTACGACCGTTTCACTAATCTGCATGGGCTGGACAATTTAATCTGGGTGTGGAGCCCGAATGCGGAAAGCTCCTGGGCCTATGATTCCGCCCCTTATTATCCCGGACATGATGAGGTGGATGTGCTGGCGATGGATATTTACAACAACGATTACCGTGATACGTATTACAACAAGCTGGTGCAGCTGAGCGGCGGCAGACCCATTGCGATCGGGGAGAACGGGGAGCTGCCGGATATGGAGATGCTGCAAGAGAAACAGCCGCGGTACGTATATTTCATGACCTGGTCCGGATATTTGACCGATAAAAATTCTCTCAGCGGCATTCAATCACTTTACAGCCATCCCCGCGCATTAAACAACGGTGAAACCGGCAACGGTCCGTTTGTTCCTCCGCCGGTGGACAGCTATGTGATTGATGATTTCGAGGAGTACGGCGGTTCAAACAGCAGTCTGCGTGCGAAATGGCAGCGCAACGTCTCAGGCAACGCAGCGACGGTAACACTCGACACCTACCATACGAACAGCGGCACCTACGGCCTGAAGCTGGATTATACGATCGGGAATCCCGGTTACGCGGGGGTCTACCGCAGCATGGGCAAGGAATGGCCGGGGATGGAAGCGATATCCTTCTGGCTGCAGCCGGATGGCTCGAACCGTCAGCTGGCTGTCCAGTTCCATGAGACGAACGGTGAAGTGTGGGAAACCAGCTTCAAGATCCAGGGTACTGCACCGGTGCTGGTCACTCTTCCATTTACCGGTTTTGCCAAACCGGGGTGGGCCACCAGCGGCAACGGCGTGATTGATCTGGGCTCTATCAAGGAATTTGCTTTCTATGTGGCCCAAGGTAGCGGAACCCAAGGCAGTGGTACGTTGTACATTGACAACGTGAAGGCCATCAAGCTGCCGGAGGAAGAGGAATAG